The Medicago truncatula cultivar Jemalong A17 chromosome 7, MtrunA17r5.0-ANR, whole genome shotgun sequence genome includes the window TAAGCATTAAGCAGGAACAAAACTTCATTGTGCAGCTTTACAAAAAGAGAGTGGTGGAGTATCAGAGTACTTCCATGTACTTTTATCCTCTACATATCTACCACCCTTAACAGAATCTGCTAAAGACTCAAGTTCTACCATTTCTTCTTGTGTTAGTTTCACAGATAGAGCACCGATGTTTTGATTAAAGTTCTCAATTTTGGTGGTTCCAGGTATCGGGCACACGTCGTTTCCTTGGTGATGAAGCCATGCCAATGCAAGCTGGGATGGAGTACATCCCTTCTTTGTGGCCAGTTCATTAACTTTGTCAAAAATGGTCTGATTCTGTTGCAGGTTCTCAGGTTGAAATCTAGGCAAATCCTGCAACATATTTTACCAACATGCTTAAAAGACAGAATATGGCAACTTCCCTAATTTATATAGATAATAAGATACAAGACACACAAATACATATTTTACCAACATGCTTAAAAGACAGAATATGACAAAAGTAGGAAGAATGAAGTTAGGATCACAAGGCATGGAAGTGTCCTTACAAGGACTTGGTTGCATGAGCATGTCTGCTTTCTATGGTCCTCCTAAACCTGAACCTGACATGATTGCTCTCATTCACCATGCCATACAATCTGGTGTCACTTTTCTTGATACTTCTGACTTCTATGGACCTCACACCAATGAAGTTCTTCTTGGAAAGGTTACCACTTTCTCTTCGCTTTCAATACGATGTTGATAATAGAGATCAATACAATCAATATCAAGTCTCTTCAAGCTGCCCTCACAAGCTACTCTCACATAGCCTGGATCACCACAGATCTCAACTTTTCCATCACCAGCTCTGACTCCAAATTTTGTAGCCAATTCAACTTTCTCTCTAACTACCTTCAAAGCCTATTCCACAATTTTCAACTTCATCAAAAACTaacaatcaaatatattttcatgCAGGAAAAGACAaattgaaatatcaaaataatgcATACACagaaattttaatcaaaagaaaaactaaaaggGAATGAGTAAGTGGTAACCTTTCCAAGAAGAACTTCATTGGTGTGAGGGCCATAAATATCAGAAGTGTCAAGAAAAGTGACACCAGATTGTATAGCATGGTGGATGAGAGAAATCATATCAGATTCAGGCTTAGGAGGACCATAGAAAGCTGACATGCTCATGCAACCAAGTCCTTGTAAGGATACTTCCATCCCTTGTGATCCTAACTTCATTCTTCCTACTGTTGCCATTGTTGACTCTAATTGCTACACTGAATGAATCTCCTATAAGGTATACTATATAAAGGCCGGCCAAAGTTGATAAAACTAAGAGCAGAAAGAATTTATTGTGTTTATTCCATTGAAAGGCTACCAAATATATACACATTACAGGTCAAAACTGTGTCCTTATTTGGCTATATAGAATATCTGCAGTATTAATGTGCATAACTATGATTGAATCAGCAAACACACCTGTGTCATTACCCCCGTTGCTGCATGAGGTTTCCGAATGGCCATCTTGCCTAGTACAGTCTGGAATTGATGTCGTTCCAAAGCCTTGGTAAATAAATCTGGCAGTTGCACATATGTAGAAACATACTATTTGAACTATTTCATTACATATAAAGTGACAATCGACCTGAATATATTTTGTACGATAATGAAAAACTAGTTTTTTTGCTATATGCAAAGCTGTCTGACTGTTGCAATTAAGAAGCATAGGACCTTTATGCAGAATATTAAGATCTAATAATAAACTCTTAATCCATTTCAGTTCACATGTGGTATTAGCCATGGAGCAATATTCCGCTTTGGCGGAAGGACGAGAAATTCTGTGTAGTTTCTtggttttcctttttttttttttttttttttgatgaatcaAAAGCAAAGGAAGGCATCAGGGGATAGCTTGACaccccaactaggttggcaccccaaAGGGAAACCTTCCACACTTAGAAATTTCTGAATGCCATTGATGCAAATCTCCATAGTTAGCTTTCTTAAATGTGTTTCCCAAAACTTCATGGTTAAAATCATTGTAGTTTTCTGACTTTGCTGAAGGCAAAAATAGGCATGCATTTATTTTGCTTCCAAGCCTTTTCCACAAAATGTTGATAATCATAATGAACTATTCAGGTTGTCTCAAATAATGAAAGGCTTGAGGACCTTATACAGATGAAAAGATTATTATCTGGTATAATTAAGCAACCTTACGATCTTCTTGTTCACACATGAGCTGTGTATTGAAATTTTGTCActttaaagaataataataagaataatcACATTAATTAagcttataaattatatttcctaacaaaaataattgaaatatatCTCAAAAGTTCAAGATGAAGTTGAATACTAGAGGCCAAAAGTAATAGATGAAATCATCTATACAATAGTTTATCAAACAGGCGGTTAATTAAGTTACATGCCCTTAAACATGTAACAAATTATGTGGAGTAATCGATAGAATTCAATCGAACTTAAAAATCCGCATCAAATACTTTAAACTATTAAGTTTTTATACCAATGTTTTAAACATTGAACTGGCAAAACCACAGTCGAACCGTTCAATGAACCATAGACAGTGCCGGTTTACAGTTCAACCGGTTGAACTGTCTAGTTCAATTCATAAAGCATAGTTTTATACAACCAAATCCATTCAAAAGGAAACTCATACTGATTTATTTGTTAAAGGTAAAAGACTAGTATGAGCATTAAGCAAGAAAATCACTTCATTACACAGCTTTCCAAGAAGAGAGTGGTGGAGTATCAGAATTCTTCCATGTACTTATTTCATCCCCATATCTACCACCCTTAACAGCATCTGCTAAAGACTCAAGTTCTACCATTTCTTCTTGTGTTAGTTTCACAGATAGAGCACCGATGTTTTGATTCAAGTTCTCAATTTTGGTGGTTCCAGGTATTGGGCACACATCATTTCCTTGGTGATGAAGCCAGGCTAGTGCAAGCTGAGGTGGAGTACATCCCTTCTTTGTAGCCAATTCATTAACTTTGTCAAATATAGTCTGATTCTGCTGCAGGTTTTCAGTTTGAAATCGAGGCAAATGCTGCAACAAATTTACATATAAGATTATATTAAGGTATCACTGATAGACATTAAAAGACAGAATTTGAGAATTTGCAATTTCTCTGActcatgtgattacattcaatataattgattatgaaatatatcaGTATGAAAAGTTAATATTGTTATAGACCAAACAAAGAGGCAATTATGAGATAAGTTCCCTGATCAATGGTGTAAGTTATAGGGATTTATGATCTAAATGTGTGACCATGATTGatttatgtgtgtctgtattTTTCAGCTGCATTCATTTTCTCAGTATCAGTGTTGTATCCAGTGTCTGTGTTCGTACTTCATAGGATACAAGATGTCAGGTAGTAACAAATCCTAAAATGCAGCTACAGAATATGGTATGTTAAGGAATCACATGCACGCACACTCACACATAGTGCAGTCTGATCATATAAAATTCTCTCATGCCATAATATTTGTGTTTAGTCACCattaagaagatgtgataaatATATCATGCATGAAGTAAAGGATCAAAATGCATGGACTCATGAAAAATACATCATATTTTCCTTCTATAAAACGATCCAACGTTTTTATTTATGAACCACActactttttttctcttttaatttttattttttttgttatcaaatATCTCTTCGCGGTTCAGATATCAATGTTAGAACTAAGTGGTTAATTAGGGGAAGTGAAAGGATAGTAAGTACAGTGGAATTCTTGGGTCAATGGTAGGAGTTATCAACACGCATTGATCCCATGGACCCTGTTTGTATTATAAAGTTCTGAATTGTGTTCACTAGCATCAACTTACAGTGTCATCTTCTGTTCGCCTATTCCCAAACTATTTTATGGACTAAAAATGTACACCgactataatttattttgaactACAGTCAACTGAATATACATAAGCAAATTTGGTAATTCTGATCATGGCGAATCAGTCGGTGAACACTATTATTGTGTAATGAAGATCGCTACAGAAAATAAGTATACATAATTCCTCAAAACGACTAATATGATCATTAACAAAACGAAGAAGTAATTCACATGAATTTCTGTAAAAGCAGTCTTTCCACAAACCTTCCGGTAATCATCCTGTGGCAAGTTGTCGAGTAACTTTGTTCCTGTTGAAAAGAATCCTCGCCCAAGAGGACTATATGCAACTATTCCAATACCCAGTTCCCTaagaaagaaaatcataaatcatgAAGTTAGACTTCATATCTTTGTAGCACAAACAATACCGATTAAAGGCGCGTTTGGTCTCCGACACTAAGACGACACCAACATatgtaattacattcaattacttcTATCTTCTAAAATTGTTACGGTTTCACATGCCAGTGTCGTGTCCAGTGTCTATGTAAGTGCTTCATACCAGAAAGATAAGTACTAGATAACAAAACACAATGTTTGCAAACTAAATTCCACCTGCAAGTTGGAATTATGTCTTCCTCGACATCTCTTGACCATAGTGACCACTCCAACTGCACAGCTGTTATTGGATGAACTGCATGTGCTCTTCTGATTGTTGCAGCTGAGGCCTCAGACAAAccaatgtattttatttttccctcTTCAACAAGTTTTTTAAGCTCTCCGATCTTACAAAGAAAACCAAGTTGAAGTCACCACacattgtcattttatattgtCATCAAGCAGTTTATTTCGTATCTTAAATTAGGAAAATATGCTACTAAACCATAAGGTATAATAAATTAGGAAAATATCACATATGCTGATGCAAAAGTTTAAGCTACCAAATCAAATCAGAGAGAATTTTACCGTGACTTCAATCGGAAGACGAGTATCAATACGATGTTGATAATAGAGATCAATACAATCAATATCAAGTCTCTTCAAGCTACCCTCACAAGCTTCTCTCACATAACCTGGATCACCACAGATCTCAAATTTTCCATCACCAGCTCTGACTCCAAACTTAGTAGCCAATTCAACCTTCTCTCTCACACCCTTCAAAGCctattcataaaaaattcacaGTCATATACAATTCCATTCATGCTCATATCACATCGTGcaacaaaaaccaaatcaaaatataaaaataatacaaacCCAGAAATTctaatcaaaagaaaaactaaaaggGTAAGAGAAAGTGGTAACCTTTCCAAGAAGAACTTCATTGGTGTGAGGGCCATAAATGTCAGAAGTGTCAAGAAAAGTGACACCAGATTGTATAGCATGGTGGATGAGAGAAATCATATCAGGTTCAGGTTTAGGAGGACCATAGAAAGCAGACATGCTCATGCAACCAAGTCCTTGTAAGGACACTTCCATCCCTTGTGATCCTAACTTCATTCTTCCTACTGTTGCCATTGCTCTGAGTCTGATGTAACACAGAACAAATGTCCTGTGATGTATACTATGTAAAGACAGACAAAGATAATGTTGTAATACACGCTTATAAGTTGACCTTCTATTTACCAAATTAGCATATCTTTCcttcttaaattatttttttagaggatatcTTTCCTATATTGTTATTGAAGAAATgtaatagataaataaatgttgACCTTCTATTTACTAAATTATTATATCTTTCCTATTTTGTCTCTAAATTGAAGAAACATAATAAGTTATCAgacgaaaaaaaattaatgtaataaataaagggttaatatgtGGTTTCCTCTTAAATATTAGCTGCTTATGATTTatcttctctaaaaaaatattagctgCTTATGATTTATCTTCTGTAATGTGTATATATTTGGTAGCCTTTCAATGGAATAAACACAATAAATTCTTTCTGCTCTTAGTTTTATCAACTTTGGCCGGCCTTTATATAGTATACCTTATAGGAGATTCATTCAGTGTAGCAATTAGAGTCAACAATGGCAACAGTAGGAAGAATGAAGTTAGGATCACAAGGGATGGAAGTATCCTTACAAGGACTTGGTTGCATGAGCATGTCAGCTTTCTATGGTCCTCCTAAGCCTGAATCTGATATGATTTCTCTCATCCACCATGCTATACAATCTGGTGTCACTTTTCTTGACACTTCTGATATTTATGGTCCTCACACCAATGAAGTTCTTCTTGGAAAGGTTACCACTTACTCATTCccttttagtttttctttattGGTGTG containing:
- the LOC11442908 gene encoding probable aldo-keto reductase 2, with translation MATVGRMKLGSQGMEVSLQGLGCMSMSAFYGPPKPEPDMISLIHHAIQSGVTFLDTSDIYGPHTNEVLLGKALKGVREKVELATKFGVRAGDGKFEICGDPGYVREACEGSLKRLDIDCIDLYYQHRIDTRLPIEVTIGELKKLVEEGKIKYIGLSEASAATIRRAHAVHPITAVQLEWSLWSRDVEEDIIPTCRELGIGIVAYSPLGRGFFSTGTKLLDNLPQDDYRKHLPRFQTENLQQNQTIFDKVNELATKKGCTPPQLALAWLHHQGNDVCPIPGTTKIENLNQNIGALSVKLTQEEMVELESLADAVKGGRYGDEISTWKNSDTPPLSSWKAV
- the LOC112416550 gene encoding probable aldo-keto reductase 2, with amino-acid sequence MLMQPSPCKDTSMPCDPNFILPTFVIFCLLSMLDLPRFQPENLQQNQTIFDKVNELATKKGCTPSQLALAWLHHQGNDVCPIPGTTKIENFNQNIGALSVKLTQEEMVELESLADSVKGGRYVEDKSTWKYSDTPPLSFCKAAQ
- the LOC11443829 gene encoding IN2-2 protein; the protein is MATVGRMKLGSQGMEVSLQGLGCMSMSAFYGPPKPESDMISLIHHAIQSGVTFLDTSDIYGPHTNEVLLGKALKVVREKVELATKFGVRAGDGKVEICGDPGYVRVACEGSLKRLDIDCIDLYYQHRIESEEKVVTFPRRTSLV